The Sediminispirochaeta smaragdinae DSM 11293 genome has a segment encoding these proteins:
- a CDS encoding aldehyde dehydrogenase family protein produces the protein MNMPRPMDEKYKMLIGGQWVEASNGKTCTAYCPANGEVLATFPDASKEDVDKAVKAAWKAFDGWKKISPQERSALLLKIADLIDANLDKLAMIETLDNGKPIRETFGIDVPLGSDHFRYFAGAIRAEEGQAVMIDDQTMSIILREPIGVVGQIIPWNFPFTMAAWKIAPALAAGCCVVIKPSSSTSLSMLEFAKLVNDVLPPGVLNVVTGRGSQAGQFLLDHKDLRKLAFTGSTEVGYQVADAAAKKLIPATLELGGKSANIFFPDAPWDKAIEGVQMGILFNQGQVCCAGSRVFVHEDIYDKFLAQLVKAFNSIKVGMPWEKDTVMGSQIDQNQLDKILAYVHIGEKEGAKIACGGTRAEGNGLENGAFMKPTMLVDVKNSMRVAQEEIFGPVAAVIKFKSEQEVIDMANDSEYGLGGAVWTKDINRAFRVARAVETGRMWVNNYNNLPAHAPFGGYKKSGIGRETHKVILDHYTQMKNIYISMTEEPFGLY, from the coding sequence ATGAACATGCCGAGACCAATGGATGAAAAGTACAAGATGCTGATCGGAGGCCAATGGGTGGAAGCCTCGAACGGGAAAACTTGTACTGCGTACTGCCCTGCCAACGGAGAGGTTCTTGCTACCTTTCCCGACGCCAGTAAAGAGGATGTCGACAAGGCGGTGAAGGCTGCATGGAAGGCCTTCGACGGCTGGAAAAAAATCAGCCCGCAGGAACGATCGGCGCTTTTGCTTAAGATTGCCGATCTGATCGACGCCAACCTCGATAAGTTGGCAATGATTGAAACGCTGGACAACGGTAAACCGATCCGTGAGACTTTTGGAATCGATGTTCCCCTCGGTTCCGATCATTTCCGCTATTTCGCCGGTGCTATTCGCGCGGAAGAGGGACAGGCGGTGATGATCGACGATCAGACCATGAGCATCATTCTCCGTGAGCCCATCGGAGTGGTCGGGCAGATCATACCTTGGAATTTCCCTTTTACGATGGCTGCCTGGAAGATTGCTCCTGCTCTTGCGGCGGGGTGCTGTGTCGTGATTAAGCCCTCAAGTTCAACCTCTCTCAGTATGCTTGAGTTTGCAAAGCTGGTCAACGACGTACTGCCTCCCGGGGTACTCAATGTCGTTACCGGCAGGGGCTCTCAGGCCGGACAGTTCCTCCTTGATCATAAAGATCTCAGAAAATTAGCGTTTACTGGTTCAACGGAGGTTGGGTATCAGGTCGCCGATGCCGCAGCCAAGAAGTTGATTCCTGCAACCTTGGAATTGGGTGGAAAATCTGCAAACATTTTCTTCCCCGATGCTCCATGGGATAAGGCCATCGAAGGCGTTCAGATGGGGATACTGTTCAACCAGGGACAAGTCTGCTGTGCCGGTTCCCGTGTCTTCGTTCATGAGGATATTTACGACAAGTTCCTCGCCCAGCTCGTTAAAGCCTTTAACAGCATCAAGGTGGGGATGCCGTGGGAGAAAGATACCGTCATGGGCTCCCAGATCGATCAGAATCAGCTCGATAAAATCCTCGCCTATGTACATATCGGAGAAAAGGAGGGGGCAAAGATTGCCTGCGGCGGAACACGGGCAGAGGGTAATGGCCTTGAAAACGGTGCCTTTATGAAGCCAACCATGCTTGTGGATGTAAAGAATAGCATGAGGGTCGCTCAGGAAGAGATCTTCGGACCGGTTGCCGCCGTAATCAAGTTTAAGAGCGAGCAGGAAGTCATTGATATGGCAAACGACAGCGAATATGGTCTCGGCGGTGCCGTTTGGACAAAGGATATCAATCGTGCTTTCCGGGTCGCCCGCGCCGTGGAAACAGGACGTATGTGGGTAAATAACTATAATAATCTTCCTGCCCATGCCCCCTTTGGAGGGTACAAGAAGTCGGGTATCGGGCGTGAGACCCACAAAGTGATACTCGATCACTACACGCAGATGAAAAACATCTATATCAGCATGACCGAAGAGCCCTTCGGCCTCTATTGA
- a CDS encoding sigma-54-dependent Fis family transcriptional regulator, with protein MVSLFFAKMIQIRYTFVTLFWTIVLAKGDVIMESIATETKVMWERFITKGRIEEGALRKEITEAWIRCINASVDPFADRSSTVLPQPFLNEILKHHKTLIDIARPFMENLYQFVAGSGFVVILCDEKGYLMEAVGDNDVLYGDHGLNLQQGAWWAEEEVGNNGVGTALRLKRPFQVSGAEHFCRKHHPWTCSGAPIFDDSGRVIAVLEMSGPVEKTHLHTLGMVAAGVEAIQQQMRVKKQNRELTVLNNSLNNIFLTVSDGVIVIDSRGAVDQVNPAAENILHQSAEKLAGHPFQEYIDNWHPIHEMLEMGTAFHEIELSINDGDGAITCLTSAKPIKDGGGTVTGGVIFINPITRIKKLINRFSGAHASFTFDDIIGCGQSLSKAIHLAKLVADNESIVLLSGESGTGKEMFAQAIHNKSNRRKGPFVAVNCGAIPRELIESELFGYVEGAFTGARKRGKPGKFELASGGTLFLDEIGEMPLEQQVALLRVLQDKSLTRIGGDKTVMIDTRIICATNKNLQLEVARGTFRQDLYYRLNVISIHLPPLREHREDIPTMFEVFLENACKRIGVKVPRINDEVMQRLQCYDWPGNVREFRNVVERVVNITAGSDICPENLPDEILSPRKGLWPSPMLSEAQNFDEERKKIKALAEKKEQEEILAMLYKHNGNVSQAAREMGISRNSLYRKMHKQSD; from the coding sequence ATGGTGTCACTTTTTTTTGCAAAAATGATACAGATACGTTACACCTTTGTGACACTCTTTTGGACCATCGTTTTAGCAAAGGGTGATGTAATAATGGAATCAATTGCGACTGAGACAAAGGTGATGTGGGAACGATTCATCACAAAAGGGCGGATCGAAGAGGGAGCTCTTCGTAAAGAGATAACCGAGGCCTGGATACGATGTATTAATGCATCTGTTGATCCCTTTGCGGACCGAAGCAGCACTGTTCTCCCCCAGCCCTTCCTCAACGAAATTCTAAAACACCATAAGACACTCATCGATATCGCTCGTCCCTTTATGGAAAACCTCTATCAATTCGTCGCGGGATCGGGCTTCGTGGTTATTTTATGTGACGAAAAGGGGTATCTGATGGAGGCGGTAGGCGATAACGATGTGCTGTACGGTGATCACGGCCTGAACCTCCAACAGGGCGCATGGTGGGCGGAGGAGGAGGTCGGAAACAACGGAGTGGGAACGGCACTCCGTCTAAAACGCCCATTCCAGGTTTCCGGTGCGGAGCATTTCTGCCGTAAGCACCATCCATGGACCTGTTCAGGGGCTCCTATCTTTGACGACAGCGGAAGGGTTATTGCGGTCTTGGAGATGTCCGGGCCTGTTGAGAAGACCCACCTGCACACTCTCGGCATGGTTGCGGCCGGTGTGGAAGCAATTCAACAGCAGATGAGGGTTAAGAAACAAAATCGGGAGCTGACGGTCCTGAATAACAGCCTCAATAACATCTTTCTCACTGTTTCCGATGGTGTCATTGTCATCGATTCCAGAGGCGCCGTCGATCAGGTAAATCCAGCGGCGGAAAACATTTTGCATCAGAGTGCGGAGAAATTGGCAGGACATCCCTTTCAAGAGTATATCGACAATTGGCATCCCATTCATGAGATGCTTGAAATGGGTACTGCTTTCCACGAAATAGAACTTTCGATCAACGACGGCGATGGTGCCATCACCTGCCTCACCTCGGCAAAACCGATCAAAGACGGCGGGGGAACTGTCACCGGCGGGGTCATTTTCATCAACCCCATCACACGGATTAAAAAACTCATCAACCGCTTCAGCGGGGCCCACGCTTCTTTTACCTTCGATGATATCATCGGGTGCGGCCAGTCGCTGAGCAAAGCAATCCATCTGGCAAAACTGGTAGCGGACAACGAAAGCATCGTACTGCTCAGCGGCGAAAGCGGGACCGGTAAAGAGATGTTTGCCCAGGCGATACACAATAAAAGCAATCGGAGGAAGGGCCCTTTTGTGGCGGTAAACTGTGGTGCGATCCCGCGGGAACTGATCGAAAGCGAACTTTTCGGCTATGTGGAGGGGGCGTTCACCGGCGCACGAAAACGGGGAAAGCCTGGAAAATTCGAACTTGCCTCGGGAGGGACCCTCTTTCTCGACGAAATCGGAGAGATGCCCCTTGAACAACAGGTTGCATTGCTGAGAGTTCTCCAGGACAAGAGCCTTACCCGTATCGGCGGCGATAAAACGGTAATGATCGATACCAGGATCATCTGCGCCACCAACAAGAATCTCCAACTGGAAGTGGCGCGCGGAACCTTTCGCCAGGACCTCTACTACCGCCTCAATGTGATTTCGATTCATCTTCCTCCATTGCGTGAACATCGTGAGGATATCCCGACAATGTTCGAGGTGTTCCTTGAAAATGCCTGCAAAAGGATCGGTGTAAAGGTCCCCCGGATAAACGATGAGGTAATGCAGCGACTACAATGCTACGATTGGCCTGGCAATGTAAGAGAATTCCGAAATGTTGTCGAACGGGTGGTCAATATAACGGCAGGTAGTGATATTTGCCCGGAAAACCTTCCCGATGAAATTCTCTCGCCGCGAAAAGGGCTCTGGCCTTCGCCGATGCTCAGTGAGGCCCAGAATTTCGATGAAGAACGAAAGAAGATAAAAGCACTGGCGGAAAAGAAGGAACAGGAAGAAATCCTTGCGATGTTGTACAAGCATAACGGCAATGTCAGCCAGGCCGCACGTGAAATGGGCATCTCAAGGAATTCACTCTACCGAAAAATGCATAAACAAAGCGACTAA
- a CDS encoding metallophosphoesterase, with translation MQVTDLHLALRYPLKRFFLHKLARLVKTEDPQLLINSGDFFCRRKITSPVPIIRLFDHYIGTYVPWTFAWGNHDLEIGRKGREDRLFEKVEKALLRSNHCLYAKSSIPRPSSTGGDAFTGGNFVIEIFQRGEEKPSWQIFILNSGRKQHITKEVSAAMEEEICRYERSVPGICFFHRPIKETDKAMKRGFFKGAGGERADCGNENGRLHAELKDLGTIKACFYGHDHVNNFFFRKNGIAYVYGRKTLPFAYGSSSLSNLDRSRQKDPRTIAWGFLMIKLPLSQKAFQEAPAIEITSILENRETEYRWQVPLKGTQRKAETFEEMNITMTC, from the coding sequence ATGCAGGTAACAGATCTTCACCTTGCCCTTCGGTATCCGTTAAAACGGTTTTTCTTGCACAAACTTGCCAGGCTTGTCAAAACCGAGGACCCTCAGCTATTGATCAATAGTGGTGATTTCTTCTGTAGACGAAAAATCACCTCACCAGTGCCGATTATTCGACTGTTCGACCACTATATCGGCACATATGTCCCGTGGACCTTTGCATGGGGAAATCACGATTTGGAGATAGGCAGAAAGGGAAGAGAAGATAGGCTCTTCGAAAAGGTAGAAAAAGCATTACTTCGTTCAAACCACTGCTTATATGCAAAAAGCAGCATTCCCCGTCCCTCCTCTACCGGCGGCGACGCATTTACCGGTGGGAATTTCGTTATCGAGATCTTTCAAAGGGGCGAGGAAAAACCCTCCTGGCAAATTTTCATCCTCAATTCGGGAAGAAAACAGCATATCACAAAGGAAGTATCCGCCGCCATGGAAGAGGAGATTTGTCGCTACGAGAGAAGCGTACCCGGAATTTGCTTTTTCCATCGCCCCATAAAAGAGACGGATAAAGCAATGAAGCGGGGATTTTTCAAAGGAGCCGGAGGAGAACGTGCCGACTGTGGAAATGAGAACGGTCGGTTGCATGCCGAGCTCAAGGATTTGGGAACCATTAAAGCCTGCTTCTACGGTCATGACCATGTCAATAATTTCTTTTTTCGGAAAAATGGTATTGCATATGTCTACGGAAGGAAGACACTTCCCTTTGCCTATGGTTCCTCGAGCCTGTCAAATCTGGATAGGTCCAGGCAAAAAGATCCAAGAACAATAGCCTGGGGCTTTCTCATGATTAAGCTTCCACTCAGCCAAAAAGCCTTTCAGGAAGCTCCTGCCATTGAGATTACATCTATTCTTGAAAATCGGGAAACAGAGTATAGATGGCAGGTTCCTCTGAAGGGAACCCAGAGAAAGGCAGAAACATTCGAGGAAATGAATATTACAATGACGTGTTGA
- a CDS encoding TetR/AcrR family transcriptional regulator codes for MPEKKYHHGNLRNALLREGRRLIVEKGHEEFSLRKLARLVGVTPMAVYRHFENKEALISAIIDGAFDEFAQSLESSFDHSLPLQEQLLELSVAYVHFFLDNPDVLKVLFLDSHKRDAAIAQKKKDVREELRSTRAYRVLFDISKKIATLHPEFTEEEMVLTVWSRVHGLSVLLVQEKLLFKADEFDDDALKKILNTSL; via the coding sequence ATGCCTGAAAAGAAATATCATCACGGAAATTTACGAAATGCTTTATTGCGTGAGGGGCGTCGTCTCATAGTGGAAAAGGGACATGAAGAGTTTTCGCTGAGAAAACTTGCACGTCTTGTCGGTGTCACACCTATGGCCGTGTATCGGCATTTCGAAAACAAAGAGGCTCTGATTTCCGCGATTATTGACGGAGCATTTGATGAGTTCGCACAGAGTCTTGAGTCTTCTTTTGACCATTCCCTTCCCTTACAAGAACAGCTTCTTGAGCTTTCGGTTGCCTATGTCCACTTTTTCCTTGATAATCCGGATGTTTTGAAGGTACTTTTTTTGGATTCTCACAAGCGTGACGCTGCGATTGCACAAAAAAAGAAGGATGTAAGAGAGGAGTTGCGTTCTACAAGGGCCTACAGGGTTTTATTTGATATATCGAAAAAGATAGCAACCCTTCATCCCGAATTCACCGAAGAAGAGATGGTCTTAACCGTCTGGTCGAGGGTTCATGGCCTTTCTGTTCTGCTTGTTCAGGAAAAGTTGCTCTTTAAGGCGGATGAATTTGACGATGATGCCTTAAAGAAAATTCTCAACACGTCATTGTAA
- a CDS encoding LysR family transcriptional regulator produces the protein MLDFRLVTFLTAAREGNFTKAGELLGLTQPAVTQHIHHLEELFGAQLFEKSGRGVQLTQAGEFLQHEGEILAVHSRQIRKELLNFEGGRRFFSLGATLTVGEFLLPQYLARYKRGHEKRELNVTIENTLRCLELLQKGKIDLAVIEGPFDSSRFLHEPFLFDELLFVTASDGPWARESVIHEENINTYPLVLRERGSGTREHFEQFLGRLGLHIDEGSVVMEVGSLSAIKVLCESGLGCSVMSRHAVERELLLGSLSAIPFSSGTLERQITFVYTEHSPMPFVGEFIGFCRDMHAELTEATFD, from the coding sequence ATGCTTGATTTTCGTCTTGTCACCTTTTTGACGGCTGCCCGCGAAGGAAATTTTACCAAGGCAGGAGAGCTTTTAGGGCTTACACAACCTGCCGTAACCCAGCATATTCATCATTTAGAAGAGCTGTTCGGAGCACAGCTCTTTGAGAAGAGTGGACGGGGCGTTCAACTCACCCAAGCCGGAGAATTCCTACAGCATGAAGGCGAAATTCTTGCCGTCCACTCGCGCCAGATTAGAAAGGAGCTTTTGAATTTCGAGGGAGGGCGGAGATTTTTCTCTCTTGGGGCAACCTTGACGGTGGGAGAATTCCTTTTACCGCAGTATCTGGCCCGGTATAAACGGGGCCATGAAAAGCGGGAGCTCAACGTGACGATTGAAAATACTCTTCGATGTCTCGAACTGCTACAGAAAGGGAAGATCGATCTTGCCGTCATTGAGGGCCCTTTTGATTCCTCACGCTTTTTGCATGAACCTTTTCTTTTTGACGAATTGCTTTTTGTTACCGCTTCTGATGGCCCTTGGGCCCGGGAAAGCGTGATACATGAAGAGAACATCAACACCTACCCCCTGGTTCTTCGAGAACGCGGTTCGGGTACCCGAGAGCATTTTGAACAATTTCTCGGAAGGTTAGGACTTCATATTGATGAGGGCTCCGTTGTCATGGAGGTGGGAAGTCTGAGTGCCATAAAGGTTCTTTGTGAATCTGGTCTTGGCTGTTCTGTTATGTCCCGGCATGCGGTAGAGCGTGAACTCCTTTTGGGAAGCCTCTCTGCCATTCCATTTTCATCCGGTACCCTGGAGCGTCAAATTACGTTTGTCTATACCGAACATTCTCCCATGCCTTTTGTCGGAGAGTTTATCGGATTTTGTCGTGATATGCACGCAGAGCTTACAGAGGCAACATTTGATTGA